The following coding sequences lie in one Arachis stenosperma cultivar V10309 chromosome 5, arast.V10309.gnm1.PFL2, whole genome shotgun sequence genomic window:
- the LOC130982416 gene encoding pectinesterase inhibitor 9-like, translated as MAARVVRHGVILVLPLLLASFVTQAGGTTPQDFIKSSCRATRYPAVCVECLMSYAGVIGQSKRQLALAALSVSISRTRSCSSFVKKMAKEMKMKPRELGAVQDCIENMGDSIDRLSQSVREMQRVGEGVGEEFEWHMSNVQTWVSAALTDDNTCLDGFGGRAMNGNVKAAIRGRVLHVAQLTSNALALVNRFASTHTLQTSPILN; from the coding sequence ATGGCTGCAAGAGTAGTAAGACATGGAGTTATTCTTGTACTGCCTCTCTTGCTGGCGAGCTTTGTAACTCAGGCAGGTGGAACAACCCCACAAGACTTCATAAAATCTTCATGCAGAGCAACACGCTACCCTGCTGTCTGCGTGGAATGCCTCATGAGCTACGCAGGCGTGATTGGCCAAAGCAAGAGGCAACTAGCCCTGGCGGCCTTATCAGTGAGCATATCAAGGACACGGTCGTGTTCATCGTTCGTGAAGAAGATGGCGAAGGAGATGAAGATGAAGCCAAGGGAGTTAGGAGCGGTACAGGACTGCATAGAAAACATGGGGGACAGCATAGACAGGCTGAGCCAATCGGTGAGGGAGATGCAGCGCGTGGGTGAAGGAGTGGGAGAGGAATTTGAGTGGCACATGAGCAACGTGCAGACTTGGGTGAGTGCTGCACTCACCGACGACAACACATGTCTTGATGGCTTTGGTGGCCGTGCCATGAATGGCAACGTCAAGGCAGCCATTAGAGGCAGGGTCCTCCATGTTGCTCAGCTCACAAGTAACGCCCTCGCTTTGGTTAATCGCTTTGCTTCCACACACACTCTTCAAACTTCTCCAATCTTAAACTAA